CATTTCAGGCACATGGGGAAAATAGCATGTGCACTACGGCAAAGAAGAATATCCGCTTACGTGTCGCTAACACAACCAGAAAGAAATCAGTCAAACCCAGAAAGACCATAGAAGTATTTGGACAAGCAGGTGCTGGTAAGATAttaaatattacctttcatcaGAGCAAAATGACTTATAAACTAACCGGTGTTAATGATCAAAGATTACACACAAATCTAATTGCATGTATGTGTAATTGAAAGGACCTGCAGCAAAGAGCCCTGGGAAACCAAAACTTCTTCCTAGAAAGCCCAGAATGGATCCGATTGGTCATCCCTCATTTAGAGCACTGATGCGCAGGGAAAAGTTAAGCAAAACATCCGGCAATCCTCAGGTACTTACAGGTACTACAGAGGTAAAGAGTAAGTATCTTGAGCCTACAATTAAGGTAGAACCTCAATTAAGAACTAACATTACTGATGCTGTCCTGGATTGCATAACCTCTGGATCGTTCAAGAATCAGCTCACTCTGCGCATTGTGGGTGAAATTGATGATATACTAGCAAAAGCTGTGTCCCAGGTTCACAAGCAACAGCATCCCGTGAGATTCAGTGCAGCAGGGGATAAGATAAACAACATCTCCCGGGAACAACAATCAAGCAACAATGTTTTCATGCCTGGCTTCAGTGATGGTGTGGCATCTATGATTGGTTGTGCACTGATAGAACTTAGAGAAGATGTGAAAAAAACTTTTACAAGCCAGTCACACGAATTTCAGACAGCCTCACCAACGGCATGCGATTCTACAACAGAAATAGTGGAGAGTCTCTTTGAAAGTATGCTTGATTCCTTGATTCCTCAACTGAAACCAGATGTTAGCACTGAAAAGGATCCTAGCGCGATTGATTCTCTTTATAGCTATGAGTTTGATACAGTGTCTGATAGTATCCTTCCCAGCACTGACTCAGATGTCAACCAGAGTCCAGTCCATGAGCCAAGAGGAGGTGCTGATGACGAGTCTAGCATCACAGCTCAGGACATTGAGACATTAGGTAAATTaatctttttatgttacatAGCCATATATTCATACTGAGAaggttttttaaatgaatgacatATTATTACTGATAGAAAGCATTGTGTTGTACTACCATTGTGATGAATTCAAATCACATTAGTCAcaactaaaaaaataataataataatttgcccAAATTGTAGACATTGTGAAAGAGAGAGCTGACTCCCCAAGAAGATCTACCAAAGTCCCATTCTCCACAGTATTTGACCAGTCTTCTGGACCTGAAGTTAAGGCCAAAGATGAGGTTGAGGGCATCTTGGCTGCTTCTGGAAGCATGAGCCCCCTTGATGACCCTCTGACTTCAAGAGTCAAATCTGACTCCTATTTGGATGCAAGCGTTCTTGAGGTCA
This genomic window from Ictalurus punctatus breed USDA103 chromosome 1, Coco_2.0, whole genome shotgun sequence contains:
- the LOC108266484 gene encoding uncharacterized protein LOC108266484 isoform X1; amino-acid sequence: MRRNHKETPQHQAMLGLRSSKMDRTREGVAMTFAPELSNRPTNQDFCQETARPEEVLAHGKNSMHSMAKQNIHVVSINKSRNKLVDPVKILEGKRAGAGPAAKSPGKPKLLPRMPRMDPIVHPPFRALMRKETLSETYGNPQAHGENSMCTTAKKNIRLRVANTTRKKSVKPRKTIEVFGQAGAGPAAKSPGKPKLLPRKPRMDPIGHPSFRALMRREKLSKTSGNPQVLTGTTEVKSKYLEPTIKVEPQLRTNITDAVLDCITSGSFKNQLTLRIVGEIDDILAKAVSQVHKQQHPVRFSAAGDKINNISREQQSSNNVFMPGFSDGVASMIGCALIELREDVKKTFTSQSHEFQTASPTACDSTTEIVESLFESMLDSLIPQLKPDVSTEKDPSAIDSLYSYEFDTVSDSILPSTDSDVNQSPVHEPRGGADDESSITAQDIETLDIVKERADSPRRSTKVPFSTVFDQSSGPEVKAKDEVEGILAASGSMSPLDDPLTSRVKSDSYLDASVLEVTATSSTENVDHMSRSDEVAEEGLLAKSDVELEQIMAAPSEENTPSDITSQSLHQECTSPVPSPPSSDKPTSPRGSARRRACPVKVSSLPNIFSDRGDGIFDQSHQKLESVDKRRLSLTGMEMGSSENRSGLDGPLSSSEASDVEEAAAKSAGYKAVLC
- the LOC108266484 gene encoding uncharacterized protein LOC108266484 isoform X2, encoding MRRNHKETPQHQAMLGLRSSKMDRTREGVAMTFAPELSNRPTNQDFCQETARPEEVLAHGKNSMHSMAKQNIHVVSINKSRNKLVDPVKILEGPAAKSPGKPKLLPRMPRMDPIVHPPFRALMRKETLSETYGNPQAHGENSMCTTAKKNIRLRVANTTRKKSVKPRKTIEVFGQAGAGPAAKSPGKPKLLPRKPRMDPIGHPSFRALMRREKLSKTSGNPQVLTGTTEVKSKYLEPTIKVEPQLRTNITDAVLDCITSGSFKNQLTLRIVGEIDDILAKAVSQVHKQQHPVRFSAAGDKINNISREQQSSNNVFMPGFSDGVASMIGCALIELREDVKKTFTSQSHEFQTASPTACDSTTEIVESLFESMLDSLIPQLKPDVSTEKDPSAIDSLYSYEFDTVSDSILPSTDSDVNQSPVHEPRGGADDESSITAQDIETLDIVKERADSPRRSTKVPFSTVFDQSSGPEVKAKDEVEGILAASGSMSPLDDPLTSRVKSDSYLDASVLEVTATSSTENVDHMSRSDEVAEEGLLAKSDVELEQIMAAPSEENTPSDITSQSLHQECTSPVPSPPSSDKPTSPRGSARRRACPVKVSSLPNIFSDRGDGIFDQSHQKLESVDKRRLSLTGMEMGSSENRSGLDGPLSSSEASDVEEAAAKSAGYKAVLC
- the LOC108266484 gene encoding uncharacterized protein LOC108266484 isoform X3 codes for the protein MRRNHKETPQHQAMLGLRSSKMDRTREGVAMTFAPELSNRPTNQDFCQETARPEEVLAHGENSMCTTAKKNIRLRVANTTRKKSVKPRKTIEVFGQAGAGPAAKSPGKPKLLPRKPRMDPIGHPSFRALMRREKLSKTSGNPQVLTGTTEVKSKYLEPTIKVEPQLRTNITDAVLDCITSGSFKNQLTLRIVGEIDDILAKAVSQVHKQQHPVRFSAAGDKINNISREQQSSNNVFMPGFSDGVASMIGCALIELREDVKKTFTSQSHEFQTASPTACDSTTEIVESLFESMLDSLIPQLKPDVSTEKDPSAIDSLYSYEFDTVSDSILPSTDSDVNQSPVHEPRGGADDESSITAQDIETLDIVKERADSPRRSTKVPFSTVFDQSSGPEVKAKDEVEGILAASGSMSPLDDPLTSRVKSDSYLDASVLEVTATSSTENVDHMSRSDEVAEEGLLAKSDVELEQIMAAPSEENTPSDITSQSLHQECTSPVPSPPSSDKPTSPRGSARRRACPVKVSSLPNIFSDRGDGIFDQSHQKLESVDKRRLSLTGMEMGSSENRSGLDGPLSSSEASDVEEAAAKSAGYKAVLC